In Streptomyces kaniharaensis, a single genomic region encodes these proteins:
- a CDS encoding bifunctional DNA primase/polymerase: MSSGLELAMRCAGRGWWVHPLLPGSKRPAGNCRRCRPPTPGGQSPCGFPDLGAGGCGCLAAGRYCHGVRAATTDPELIRRWWRGRDFAVGVATGPSGLVVVDLDDHHHPLPERELVLPGIDLAAVLEAERVRTGVDVLELLCRVRRAESLLHAPPTLTVRTPGGGVHLWYRAGGARFTQGSGRLGWQIDVRAGWSTAVAPTTRTPAGCYQVTGPESEPARLPRWLALELARVGLRSRDPAVDPPPARIRLPRPAARHRPHDAAAYAAAALRREAEAIACARSGRNDQLNRAGFRLGQLVGGGLLELDDVHQVLTEAAALVGVDPDEAKAQSTLRRALQAGMRSPRTIPSPGARP, from the coding sequence GTGAGCAGCGGACTTGAGCTCGCCATGCGGTGCGCGGGCAGGGGTTGGTGGGTCCATCCCCTGCTGCCCGGATCGAAGCGCCCGGCCGGCAACTGCCGCCGGTGCCGCCCACCCACGCCCGGGGGCCAGTCGCCCTGCGGGTTCCCTGACCTGGGCGCCGGCGGCTGCGGCTGCCTGGCGGCGGGACGGTACTGCCACGGGGTACGGGCGGCGACGACCGATCCGGAGCTGATCCGCCGCTGGTGGCGCGGCCGCGACTTCGCCGTCGGCGTGGCCACCGGCCCGTCCGGTCTCGTGGTCGTCGACCTGGACGACCACCACCACCCTCTGCCGGAGCGCGAGTTGGTGCTGCCCGGCATCGACCTGGCCGCCGTCCTGGAGGCCGAGCGGGTGCGCACCGGGGTGGACGTGCTGGAGCTGCTGTGCCGGGTGCGGCGGGCCGAGAGCCTGCTGCACGCCCCGCCGACGCTGACGGTGCGCACCCCGGGCGGCGGAGTCCACCTCTGGTACCGCGCCGGTGGGGCCCGGTTCACGCAGGGCTCCGGCCGGCTGGGCTGGCAGATCGACGTGCGGGCCGGCTGGTCCACCGCGGTCGCGCCCACGACCAGGACCCCGGCCGGCTGCTACCAGGTCACCGGGCCGGAATCTGAACCTGCCCGGCTGCCGCGTTGGCTCGCCCTCGAGCTCGCACGCGTCGGCCTGCGCTCCCGCGACCCCGCCGTCGACCCGCCGCCGGCCCGGATCCGGCTTCCCCGCCCCGCAGCGCGGCACCGGCCGCACGACGCGGCCGCGTACGCCGCCGCGGCACTGCGCCGGGAGGCCGAGGCCATCGCCTGCGCCCGCTCCGGCCGCAACGACCAGCTCAACCGGGCCGGGTTCCGGCTCGGCCAGCTGGTCGGCGGCGGGCTGCTGGAGCTCGACGACGTCCACCAGGTCCTCACCGAGGCCGCGGCGCTCGTCGGGGTCGACCCCGACGAAGCCAAGGCCCAGTCCACCCTCCGCCGCGCACTCCAGGCGGGCATGCGCTCGCCGCGCACCATCCCAAGCCCCGGAGCACGGCCATGA
- a CDS encoding GNAT family N-acetyltransferase — protein sequence MRYVRRAWWVAGRPERLPRALIDLLAGADIVWHPHGLGPDPAAVPAGLRWPHPAGGTLTAARAARGFGVGEVVGAQILVALARLPRRLPQGRRVLLPGGHVVTLRPACLRDRRAVTVLDALCGRLQQPWGLESQWLLTGWEGQGVLAMAADGRPVAFAGLVRDEPGAEAVLLIAPAWWERGLGELLVRELVTAARQEGLKEVWTHTFSGDAVTVRAMRSAGLPVAADDDGISMTLSLSLDPAPGPPRQSAESSRPSVVRQGGTGP from the coding sequence GTGCGCTACGTGCGGCGGGCGTGGTGGGTGGCGGGCCGGCCCGAGCGGCTGCCCCGAGCCCTCATTGATCTTCTGGCCGGGGCGGACATCGTCTGGCATCCCCACGGCCTCGGTCCGGACCCGGCAGCCGTTCCTGCCGGTCTGCGATGGCCGCATCCGGCCGGTGGCACCCTGACAGCCGCGCGCGCAGCCCGGGGCTTCGGTGTGGGCGAGGTCGTGGGAGCGCAGATTCTCGTGGCTCTTGCCCGTCTGCCCCGGCGTCTGCCCCAGGGGCGACGGGTGCTGCTGCCGGGCGGCCACGTGGTGACACTTCGCCCCGCCTGCCTGCGGGACCGTCGGGCGGTCACCGTGCTGGACGCCCTGTGCGGACGGCTCCAACAACCCTGGGGCTTGGAGTCGCAGTGGCTGCTGACGGGGTGGGAAGGGCAGGGCGTGCTCGCCATGGCGGCCGACGGGCGGCCGGTAGCCTTCGCCGGGCTGGTGCGGGACGAACCCGGGGCCGAGGCGGTACTGCTGATCGCTCCCGCATGGTGGGAGCGCGGCCTGGGCGAGCTGCTGGTGCGTGAACTCGTCACCGCGGCACGCCAGGAGGGACTGAAGGAGGTCTGGACGCACACGTTCAGCGGCGATGCGGTGACGGTGCGGGCCATGCGGAGCGCGGGTCTACCCGTCGCGGCCGATGACGACGGCATCTCGATGACCCTCAGCCTCAGCCTGGACCCTGCTCCCGGCCCCCCGCGTCAGAGCGCGGAGTCCTCTCGGCCTTCTGTAGTCCGGCAAGGCGGGACAGGGCCGTGA
- a CDS encoding NUDIX domain-containing protein has product MPTALERVDVAYALVTDPTAQRVLLVRDRRSGKWGLPGGRREDGETLPEAAARKALEEAGAPVPVPAGLISAFASVAAWAGLACPRAGPWASAAWSAWPRRPGGW; this is encoded by the coding sequence ATGCCAACCGCACTGGAGCGTGTCGACGTGGCCTACGCCCTGGTCACCGACCCCACGGCCCAGCGGGTGCTCCTTGTCAGAGACCGTCGAAGCGGAAAGTGGGGACTGCCCGGCGGCCGGCGGGAGGATGGTGAGACCCTCCCCGAAGCTGCTGCCCGCAAGGCCTTGGAGGAAGCCGGTGCGCCCGTACCTGTCCCTGCCGGGCTGATCAGCGCTTTCGCTTCGGTCGCCGCTTGGGCTGGACTCGCTTGCCCACGGGCCGGACCGTGGGCTTCGGCCGCTTGGTCTGCGTGGCCGCGGCGGCCTGGAGGATGGTGA
- a CDS encoding GNAT family N-acetyltransferase has translation MRTETCGLGPYRTDLVETYWRWEQDPALLVGYGRQAPESLEARTEGMAHQQRGENIRFTIYDLTSGEPTPTGVATLLPDHSVRTAEFVIMLGPEARSRGLGTAATQLTLDYAFHITNLRMVWLKVLAPNAGAIRAYEKAGFQKVGAIRQAGYWLGQVCDEVVMDALASEFSAPSAITPAVATPA, from the coding sequence CTGCGCACCGAGACCTGCGGGCTAGGCCCGTACCGCACCGACCTCGTCGAGACCTACTGGCGCTGGGAGCAGGACCCCGCCCTGCTGGTCGGCTACGGACGCCAGGCCCCCGAGTCCCTGGAAGCCCGCACCGAGGGCATGGCGCACCAGCAGCGCGGCGAGAACATCCGCTTCACCATCTACGACCTCACCAGCGGCGAGCCGACGCCGACCGGAGTCGCGACCCTGCTGCCCGACCACAGTGTCCGCACCGCCGAGTTTGTGATCATGCTGGGTCCCGAGGCTCGCAGCCGGGGTCTGGGCACCGCCGCGACCCAGCTCACCCTCGACTACGCCTTCCACATCACGAACCTTCGGATGGTCTGGCTGAAGGTTCTCGCACCGAACGCAGGCGCGATCCGCGCGTACGAGAAGGCCGGCTTCCAGAAGGTCGGCGCGATCCGCCAGGCTGGGTACTGGCTCGGCCAGGTGTGCGATGAGGTCGTGATGGACGCTCTGGCTTCAGAGTTCAGCGCCCCGTCAGCCATCACCCCCGCGGTTGCCACGCCCGCTTGA
- a CDS encoding lasso peptide biosynthesis B2 protein, translated as MDDLPLFVTCPKVVRAVDFGHALVLIDYRAGSVQALQPPAAAQWDALSRTGVLDRMAPALARRLLALGLLAPVSGPGSWAPALIVSSALASWGSTEHPAGVIRPPRGPLAGTLTAAAALTVVFTATRQHRTGMRHALSLLAAANARNIRPATLREATRAVTTVRRAGWYSPGRTACLEESVAAVLLLASRRLGVRWCHGIASDPIRLHAWVQTMNGDDVAEPSSTHAYTPVLTIGDRHHQPR; from the coding sequence GTGGATGACTTGCCCCTGTTCGTCACTTGCCCGAAGGTCGTCCGCGCGGTCGATTTCGGCCACGCCCTGGTCCTCATCGACTACCGAGCCGGCAGCGTCCAGGCCCTCCAGCCCCCGGCCGCAGCCCAGTGGGACGCGCTCTCCCGTACCGGGGTCCTCGACCGCATGGCCCCCGCCCTCGCTCGCCGGCTCCTTGCCCTGGGTCTGCTCGCCCCCGTCAGCGGGCCGGGATCGTGGGCGCCTGCGCTGATTGTCTCCTCGGCCCTGGCCAGTTGGGGCAGCACCGAGCATCCCGCGGGGGTCATCCGACCGCCGCGTGGCCCGCTCGCCGGGACACTCACGGCTGCGGCCGCGCTCACCGTCGTCTTCACCGCCACCCGCCAGCACCGCACCGGCATGCGGCACGCCCTCTCGCTCCTGGCCGCCGCCAATGCCCGGAACATCCGGCCTGCGACCCTCCGGGAGGCGACCCGCGCCGTCACCACGGTGCGTCGCGCTGGCTGGTACTCCCCTGGTCGCACCGCGTGCCTGGAGGAGTCCGTCGCCGCCGTCCTGCTGCTCGCCTCCCGGCGCCTCGGCGTCCGCTGGTGCCACGGAATTGCGTCCGACCCGATCCGGCTCCACGCCTGGGTGCAGACTATGAACGGCGACGACGTCGCCGAGCCGTCCTCGACCCACGCCTACACCCCCGTGCTCACCATCGGAGACCGCCATCACCAGCCCCGCTGA
- a CDS encoding albusnodin/ikarugamycin family macrolactam cyclase, which translates to MIFGGFTRGSGVLRPAGATCLGPNALLWQTGTPGARSFSTPDGGQVAILGPCGATDAELRSLARRPLPEDVSWRWSGAYAVVEQRGQRTVVHTDPAGALPLYATRYEGGWAWSSSARALADLTSAGVDPVRVAVAVFLPHVPAAVGTRTFFTGVKQLLPGTRTELAAGRDLRCAMVWRPDPLPGLAHHRLRSALEEAVRLRVAGDPDLTCDLSGGLDSSSLALLAATARPDSGTLHAVTVHPAGQTDGADLSYARLAAAHQPRLVHHLLPLSAEHLPYTDITAVPVTDEPAPSTLTRARLEGQLRWMRDRLGSRTHLTGDGGDSVLFVPAAHLADLLRHRLYRRAAAEAAGWARLRHRPVLPLLREARALTRTDRAQALADLATALEDGASQTGRGDVRWFPALPLPQWATGAAAGMLADAVHEAAAATDPLPDLDLVVRILVDEVREVARTAAADAQLAAASGIELHNPFLDASVVDAVLRTEVRARPPVHSYKPVLARAMASVLPDALASRTTKGSFNADHYTGLRAALPELQRLADGRLAALGLVDPVLLRAHLAQAAAGIPMSLAPLEQALAAEAWLRTLDRTATTWSRSREGDRRG; encoded by the coding sequence GTGATCTTCGGAGGGTTCACGCGCGGATCCGGCGTGCTCCGGCCGGCCGGAGCCACATGTCTCGGCCCGAATGCACTGCTCTGGCAGACCGGAACGCCCGGTGCCCGGTCGTTCAGTACACCGGACGGAGGCCAGGTAGCGATACTGGGGCCGTGCGGCGCCACCGACGCTGAGCTGCGCAGCCTGGCCCGTCGCCCGCTACCCGAGGACGTCTCCTGGCGATGGTCGGGCGCGTACGCGGTGGTCGAGCAGCGCGGACAGCGCACAGTGGTGCACACCGATCCGGCCGGAGCACTGCCGCTGTACGCCACCCGCTACGAGGGCGGTTGGGCCTGGTCGAGCTCGGCGCGCGCCCTAGCCGACCTCACCAGCGCCGGGGTGGACCCGGTGCGGGTCGCGGTCGCGGTGTTCCTGCCACACGTCCCCGCCGCGGTCGGGACCCGGACGTTCTTCACCGGCGTGAAGCAGCTCCTGCCCGGCACCCGGACCGAGCTCGCCGCAGGACGGGATCTGCGGTGTGCGATGGTGTGGCGCCCCGATCCCCTCCCGGGGTTGGCCCACCACCGGCTCCGCTCCGCGCTGGAGGAGGCTGTCCGGCTGCGGGTGGCGGGCGATCCCGATCTGACGTGCGATCTGTCCGGCGGCCTGGACTCCTCCTCGCTCGCCCTGCTCGCCGCGACCGCCCGACCCGACAGCGGGACGCTGCACGCGGTCACCGTCCATCCGGCCGGCCAGACGGACGGCGCCGACCTCTCGTACGCGCGGCTGGCCGCCGCCCACCAGCCGCGCCTCGTCCACCACCTTCTCCCCTTGAGCGCCGAGCACCTGCCCTACACGGACATCACCGCGGTCCCGGTCACCGACGAGCCCGCGCCGTCGACCCTGACCCGGGCCCGGCTCGAAGGGCAGCTGCGCTGGATGCGCGACCGGCTCGGCAGCCGCACCCACCTGACCGGCGACGGCGGCGACAGCGTGCTGTTCGTGCCGGCCGCGCACCTGGCCGACCTGCTGCGCCACCGCCTCTACCGGCGGGCCGCCGCCGAAGCCGCGGGCTGGGCCCGGCTCCGCCACCGCCCCGTCCTGCCGCTGCTGCGCGAGGCCCGCGCCCTGACCCGCACCGACCGCGCCCAGGCCCTGGCCGACCTGGCCACCGCACTGGAGGACGGTGCCTCGCAGACCGGGCGGGGAGACGTGCGCTGGTTTCCGGCGCTGCCGCTGCCCCAATGGGCCACGGGCGCCGCAGCCGGGATGCTGGCCGACGCCGTCCACGAGGCCGCTGCGGCGACCGATCCGCTGCCCGACCTGGACCTCGTGGTACGGATCCTGGTGGACGAGGTCCGCGAAGTCGCCCGGACCGCAGCCGCCGATGCCCAGTTGGCCGCCGCGTCCGGCATCGAGCTGCACAACCCGTTCCTTGACGCGTCCGTCGTCGACGCCGTACTACGCACTGAGGTCCGGGCCCGGCCCCCGGTCCACAGCTACAAGCCCGTGCTCGCCCGAGCCATGGCCAGCGTCCTGCCGGATGCGCTGGCCTCCCGGACGACCAAGGGCAGTTTCAACGCCGACCACTACACCGGACTGCGCGCGGCTCTGCCGGAGCTCCAACGTCTGGCCGACGGACGCCTCGCCGCTCTCGGCCTCGTCGACCCGGTCCTGCTGAGAGCGCACCTCGCCCAGGCCGCCGCTGGCATCCCGATGTCCCTCGCGCCCCTGGAACAGGCTCTGGCCGCCGAAGCGTGGCTCCGCACCCTCGACCGCACGGCCACTACCTGGTCGCGCTCCCGCGAAGGAGACCGCCGTGGATGA
- a CDS encoding GNAT family N-acetyltransferase: MTSPLQAASHWTLTAVPYGTADARALTQALHQEQLAIYNTADDPETTDSAEFDAPHGRFLVARLGDGPALACGGWRTLGPSTAEIKRMYVAPAARGQGLGRRILATLEQDLLGRGHTEVLLETGVHNIAALALYAASGYTPVHSYVPGRNPDINRALKKAVLQPAWY, from the coding sequence ATGACCTCGCCGCTTCAGGCCGCCTCTCACTGGACGCTCACCGCCGTCCCGTACGGCACCGCCGATGCCCGCGCCCTCACTCAAGCCCTCCACCAGGAGCAGCTCGCCATCTACAACACCGCCGACGACCCCGAGACAACCGACAGCGCAGAATTCGACGCCCCGCACGGCCGATTCCTCGTTGCCCGCCTCGGAGACGGACCGGCCCTAGCCTGCGGGGGCTGGCGCACCCTCGGCCCCTCGACAGCCGAGATCAAGCGGATGTACGTGGCCCCGGCCGCTCGCGGGCAAGGGCTCGGCCGCCGGATCCTCGCCACTCTCGAACAAGACCTACTCGGCCGCGGCCACACCGAGGTCCTGCTGGAGACCGGCGTCCACAACATCGCGGCACTCGCCCTGTACGCCGCCTCCGGCTACACGCCGGTCCACTCCTACGTCCCCGGCCGCAACCCCGACATCAACCGGGCGCTGAAGAAGGCCGTCCTACAACCGGCCTGGTACTGA
- a CDS encoding NUDIX domain-containing protein → MTAPSHVRPVYAGEEPPEIYTASLYLAGAPLDPESSREVLREATLQWRQPGTLVVLLPQPCGNTESPDGASRLAWERVQRARADEVIHWYPQPGPAAETGPGDDLDDGRSVLGCPDGTAGVDRRLRLLAEDLQVPVAETLPQAIALALDRIGPGALRAAGQRDVPLLLWRTPSFRAWLAAQEDAGNTLLGGRTSWTFRVGPHRSHVLLWAYAARIHLAAEGRVKDNEVVLGRPDLTSVVAYRPAPRWGDTEIVLVREFRSPARTPDAYIREVPGGSSAKPGDPRVTAATEFTEETGLPLSPARLHLVGTRQAVGTLSAHTQTAYAVELSAHELQQLRADTTSHGNAEETEHTHVEVVSLADILRPDGPHAVDWTTLAVILQAVQPMR, encoded by the coding sequence GTGACCGCCCCCAGCCACGTGCGGCCCGTCTACGCCGGGGAGGAGCCGCCCGAGATCTACACCGCGAGCCTCTACCTGGCCGGCGCTCCCCTGGATCCGGAATCCTCCAGGGAAGTCCTCCGCGAGGCGACCCTCCAATGGCGCCAGCCCGGCACCCTGGTGGTGCTGCTCCCCCAGCCCTGCGGCAACACCGAAAGCCCGGACGGCGCGAGCCGGCTCGCCTGGGAACGGGTTCAGCGCGCCCGTGCCGACGAGGTCATCCACTGGTACCCCCAGCCCGGCCCGGCCGCCGAGACCGGGCCGGGCGATGACCTGGACGACGGCCGGTCCGTCCTCGGCTGCCCCGACGGCACGGCCGGCGTCGACCGGCGTCTCCGTCTGCTCGCCGAAGACCTCCAGGTGCCCGTCGCCGAGACCCTGCCCCAGGCCATCGCCCTGGCCCTGGACCGCATCGGCCCCGGCGCCCTGCGCGCCGCCGGACAGCGTGACGTCCCGCTCCTGCTGTGGCGAACCCCCTCCTTCCGGGCCTGGCTTGCCGCCCAGGAAGACGCCGGCAACACGCTGCTCGGCGGCCGGACCTCCTGGACCTTCCGCGTCGGCCCCCACCGCTCCCACGTCCTGCTGTGGGCGTACGCCGCCCGCATCCACCTCGCGGCAGAGGGCCGCGTGAAGGACAACGAAGTCGTCCTGGGAAGGCCCGACCTCACCAGCGTCGTCGCCTACCGGCCCGCGCCCCGCTGGGGCGACACCGAGATCGTGCTCGTCCGCGAGTTCCGCTCCCCCGCCCGCACCCCGGACGCCTACATCCGCGAAGTCCCCGGCGGATCCAGCGCCAAACCGGGCGACCCCCGGGTCACGGCCGCGACCGAGTTCACCGAGGAAACCGGCCTGCCCCTCTCCCCGGCCCGACTCCACCTCGTTGGCACCCGCCAGGCGGTCGGCACCCTGTCCGCGCACACCCAGACCGCATACGCCGTCGAACTCAGCGCCCACGAGCTCCAGCAGCTGCGCGCCGACACGACCAGCCACGGCAACGCCGAGGAGACCGAGCACACCCACGTGGAAGTCGTCAGCCTCGCCGACATCCTGCGCCCGGACGGCCCCCATGCCGTGGACTGGACGACGCTGGCCGTCATCCTCCAGGCCGTACAACCCATGCGCTAG
- a CDS encoding HhH-GDP family DNA glycosylase, which produces MTAFDPVQRLATYVRTVLGDGPFPPPGGWTHMGAVICDTSFQARSKYESTVRPRMLRLQSAWPDAATVRGFQARLATEDLAVALNFNSPRKVATAHGITALLAARGVDTRGDLHSWLGRQANRAALRAVKGVGPKSVDYIGNLVGRSQVAVDVHLRAFAADAGIPDLGYEQLRAVYESTAAVLGHEPGGLEHAVWRFKSQAL; this is translated from the coding sequence ATGACCGCATTCGACCCCGTACAGCGACTCGCCACCTACGTTCGGACCGTCCTTGGCGACGGCCCGTTCCCCCCTCCCGGCGGCTGGACGCACATGGGCGCCGTGATCTGCGATACCAGCTTCCAGGCGCGCAGCAAGTACGAGTCAACGGTCCGGCCGCGAATGCTCCGTCTCCAATCTGCATGGCCTGACGCTGCCACGGTCCGCGGCTTCCAGGCACGACTCGCTACGGAAGACCTTGCCGTCGCCTTGAACTTCAACAGTCCCCGCAAGGTGGCGACAGCTCATGGCATTACCGCTCTGCTGGCTGCGCGGGGGGTCGATACCCGTGGAGACCTCCACTCATGGCTCGGCCGCCAGGCCAACCGTGCCGCCCTGCGCGCGGTGAAGGGTGTCGGGCCGAAGAGCGTGGACTACATCGGGAACCTCGTCGGGCGATCGCAGGTCGCCGTGGACGTACATCTGCGCGCCTTTGCCGCGGATGCCGGTATCCCGGACTTGGGGTACGAGCAGCTGCGCGCTGTATACGAGTCGACCGCTGCCGTTCTCGGGCATGAACCTGGCGGATTGGAGCACGCCGTCTGGCGGTTCAAGTCGCAGGCCTTGTAG
- a CDS encoding AbrB family transcriptional regulator, whose product MIRLLDVPAGSAPPVRRRRRSAWLAVALAACAAGEIAEPVLPAPHLLAPLLAGLAVAVAGFSAGKLPARVNRASQAILGVLMGSYLSPHTLHEASGQILPLTAVTAATVVLSLGAAHVLARIGGVDRASATLGMIAGGSAAVVSVAEEQGADPRLVAFMQYLRVALVAATAPVIVHWLLTPAATSSATTDPEVWNVVASPDQDLGLLLLVIIAFTGIHLGRLMRLPSPGLLGPMLLTAAVTMSGTATGFAPTGPLRTALFTVVGLDIGLRFTRPAVLRMRRLLPLALALTLGVSTACAALAWLLAATTRIPLSDAYLATTPGGINAVLATAVATHADVPLISSVQSLRLFVMVLLAPLLIRLATPRTRRRA is encoded by the coding sequence GTGATCCGACTGCTCGACGTCCCCGCCGGTTCCGCCCCTCCCGTCCGCCGACGCCGCCGGTCCGCCTGGCTGGCCGTGGCCCTGGCCGCCTGCGCGGCAGGCGAGATCGCCGAGCCGGTCCTGCCCGCACCGCACCTGCTGGCCCCGCTGCTGGCCGGACTCGCTGTCGCGGTCGCCGGTTTCTCCGCCGGAAAACTACCCGCACGAGTGAACCGCGCCTCCCAGGCCATCCTCGGCGTGCTCATGGGCAGCTACCTGAGCCCCCACACCCTCCACGAGGCGTCCGGCCAGATCCTCCCGCTGACCGCCGTCACCGCCGCCACCGTCGTCCTCAGCCTGGGAGCCGCCCACGTGCTGGCACGCATCGGCGGTGTCGACCGGGCCAGCGCCACGCTCGGGATGATCGCCGGCGGCTCCGCCGCCGTCGTCTCGGTCGCCGAAGAGCAGGGCGCCGACCCCCGCCTGGTCGCCTTCATGCAGTACCTGCGCGTCGCCCTGGTCGCAGCCACCGCCCCCGTCATCGTGCACTGGCTGCTCACACCCGCCGCCACCTCCTCCGCGACAACCGATCCGGAAGTATGGAACGTGGTGGCCAGCCCCGACCAGGACCTCGGTCTCCTGCTGCTGGTGATCATCGCCTTCACCGGCATCCACCTCGGACGCCTCATGCGGCTGCCCAGCCCCGGCCTGCTCGGCCCCATGCTGCTGACCGCCGCCGTGACCATGAGCGGCACGGCCACCGGCTTCGCCCCCACCGGCCCGCTGCGCACCGCCCTGTTCACCGTTGTCGGCCTCGACATCGGACTGCGCTTCACCCGCCCCGCCGTCCTGCGGATGCGCCGCCTGCTGCCCCTCGCCCTGGCCCTGACCCTCGGGGTCAGCACCGCTTGCGCGGCGCTTGCCTGGCTGCTGGCCGCCACCACCCGCATCCCGCTCTCCGACGCCTACCTCGCCACCACGCCCGGCGGCATCAACGCCGTCCTCGCGACCGCCGTGGCCACCCACGCCGACGTCCCCCTCATCTCCAGCGTCCAGAGCCTGCGCCTGTTCGTTATGGTCCTCCTCGCCCCCCTCCTCATCCGCCTCGCCACTCCCCGCACCCGGCGCCGGGCGTAG
- a CDS encoding albusnodin family lasso peptide — MDGQTAHPTTTVSPQPEEELVELGGLVALTQGQGGGQSEDKRRAYNCA, encoded by the coding sequence ATGGACGGCCAGACCGCACACCCCACCACCACCGTGTCCCCGCAGCCCGAGGAGGAGCTCGTCGAGCTCGGCGGCCTCGTGGCCCTGACCCAGGGCCAGGGCGGCGGCCAGAGCGAGGACAAGCGCCGCGCCTACAACTGCGCCTGA
- a CDS encoding helix-turn-helix domain-containing protein, with the protein MRSQVPDWNSPRAQKLIASGDVGGLIRWARMQHGWRQIDLGKATGYSASAVSRLETADRPATDLDMLKRFADALVIPPGVLAALIGVTPPRATTVASAQRTVTSEEDPMKRRSLLAVGLAVPALALDPLDEALALLPAPASAPTPNRLMAQYRQARAQFNRGTHAELIEALPDLLATAEACADHGEAADYARLAACYDLATETLSKVGRYDASRITADRSNTYARLSGDPLAGAASARAFSIVLRHAGRAATAQRITLHAAAQVETTGLTTAAQARTFAQMLCTVAYAAAEAGDRDRALEMIRDAERAAALLPEQPGTPTFSVTPASVTLYKVGVLWSLGDAGAAVHAGQNLRPEQFATAERRGRLHTDMARAWWRWGKAEQTAQALLAAHRTAPAEVRDRPSIRAIVTDLALHHPHTSGVRELAAAVRSAQP; encoded by the coding sequence ATGCGCAGTCAGGTACCGGACTGGAACTCGCCGCGCGCCCAGAAGCTCATCGCCAGCGGCGACGTCGGCGGCCTGATCCGCTGGGCCCGCATGCAGCACGGTTGGCGTCAGATCGACCTCGGCAAGGCGACCGGCTACTCCGCCTCGGCCGTCAGCCGCCTTGAGACCGCCGACCGGCCCGCGACTGACCTGGACATGCTCAAACGGTTCGCCGACGCCCTCGTCATCCCTCCGGGGGTACTTGCCGCACTTATCGGCGTAACCCCGCCTCGGGCCACTACAGTTGCTAGCGCTCAGCGCACGGTCACATCCGAGGAGGATCCGATGAAACGCCGGTCCCTCCTCGCCGTCGGCCTGGCTGTCCCCGCGCTTGCCCTCGACCCCCTCGACGAGGCCCTCGCACTGCTTCCCGCCCCTGCCTCTGCTCCGACCCCGAACCGCCTGATGGCCCAGTACCGTCAGGCCCGCGCGCAGTTCAACCGCGGAACCCATGCCGAACTGATTGAGGCGCTCCCCGACCTCCTGGCCACCGCCGAGGCCTGTGCGGACCACGGCGAAGCTGCCGACTACGCCCGGCTCGCCGCCTGCTACGACCTGGCCACGGAAACCCTGTCCAAGGTCGGCCGCTACGACGCCAGCAGAATCACCGCCGACCGGTCCAACACCTACGCGCGCCTCTCCGGAGACCCCCTAGCCGGCGCCGCGTCCGCCCGCGCCTTCAGCATCGTCCTGCGCCACGCCGGCCGTGCCGCCACCGCACAGCGCATCACCCTCCACGCCGCCGCCCAGGTCGAGACCACCGGACTCACCACCGCCGCCCAGGCCCGGACCTTCGCGCAGATGCTCTGCACCGTCGCCTACGCCGCCGCAGAGGCCGGCGACCGCGACCGTGCCCTGGAGATGATCCGGGACGCCGAGCGCGCCGCCGCGCTCCTCCCCGAACAGCCCGGCACGCCGACCTTCTCAGTCACCCCGGCCTCCGTGACCCTCTACAAGGTCGGCGTCCTGTGGTCCCTCGGCGATGCCGGCGCAGCCGTCCACGCGGGTCAGAACCTTCGTCCGGAGCAATTCGCGACGGCCGAACGACGCGGCCGACTCCACACAGACATGGCCCGCGCCTGGTGGCGGTGGGGTAAAGCCGAGCAGACCGCGCAGGCTCTCCTCGCGGCCCACCGCACCGCCCCCGCCGAGGTGCGCGACCGCCCCAGCATCCGCGCCATCGTCACCGACCTCGCCCTGCATCATCCCCACACCAGCGGAGTCCGTGAACTGGCCGCCGCCGTACGGTCGGCACAGCCATAA